Proteins encoded in a region of the Flavobacterium sp. MDT1-60 genome:
- a CDS encoding LysR family transcriptional regulator encodes MDFRLKVFYTVALRLNFTKAATELYISQPAVSKHIQELEETYKTKLFERNGSKIALTPAGEILLKHTKNIFEIYREIDFDMSSFINERQGLLRLGASTTISQYIISPVLARFHQKQKEIKVNLLNGNTEQIENALINKEIEIGIVEGQSKNQSIKYIPFLKDELVLVCNTKNPLVKQHKIALGDLKEMKFITRERGSGTLEVIEYALKQLNVKFTDLQIEMQLGSTESIKSYLLNSDCFAFMSIHAVSNELKNNELIVLDVESLSIERYFYIITLVGKSDSLSELFIQNLSSYYNLKL; translated from the coding sequence ATGGATTTCAGGCTAAAAGTATTTTACACCGTTGCGCTCCGCCTTAACTTTACTAAGGCGGCAACGGAATTATACATTTCCCAGCCTGCAGTTTCAAAACACATTCAGGAACTCGAAGAAACCTATAAAACTAAGCTTTTTGAACGTAACGGTTCTAAAATTGCTTTAACTCCAGCCGGAGAAATTCTTTTAAAACATACTAAAAATATTTTCGAGATTTACAGAGAAATTGACTTTGATATGAGTTCGTTTATCAACGAACGTCAAGGTTTATTGCGGTTGGGGGCAAGTACGACAATTTCACAATATATTATTTCTCCGGTTTTGGCTCGTTTTCATCAAAAACAAAAAGAGATCAAAGTCAATTTACTAAACGGAAATACGGAGCAAATTGAAAATGCTTTAATCAACAAAGAAATTGAAATAGGAATTGTAGAAGGACAATCTAAGAATCAGTCTATTAAATATATTCCGTTTTTAAAAGACGAATTGGTTTTGGTTTGTAATACCAAAAATCCTTTGGTAAAACAGCATAAAATTGCATTAGGAGATTTAAAAGAAATGAAATTCATAACGCGTGAAAGAGGTTCCGGAACACTTGAAGTTATAGAATATGCTTTGAAGCAACTAAATGTAAAATTTACAGATTTACAAATCGAAATGCAATTAGGAAGTACAGAAAGCATAAAATCGTATTTACTAAACTCAGATTGTTTCGCTTTCATGTCAATACACGCGGTAAGCAATGAATTGAAAAATAATGAATTGATCGTTTTAGATGTTGAGAGTTTAAGTATTGAAAGATATTTTTACATTATAACATTAGTCGGGAAGTCAGATTCTTTATCGGAGCTCTTTATTCAAAATTTATCATCTTACTATAATTTAAAGTTATAA
- the fabG gene encoding 3-oxoacyl-[acyl-carrier-protein] reductase translates to MKLLEGKVAIITGASRGIGKGIAEVFAKHGANVAFTYSSSAASAEALEVELNALGVKAKGYQSNAADFNEAQTFVEAVLADFGTVDILINNAGITKDNLLMRMSEADFDQVIDVNLKSVFNMTKAIQKTFLKQRAGSIINISSVVGVSGNAGQTNYAASKAGAIGFTKSVALELGSRNIRCNAIAPGFIETEMTAKLPEDVVKGWRDGIPLKRGGTTEDVANACLFLASDMSAYVTGQVLNVCGGMLT, encoded by the coding sequence ATGAAATTACTAGAAGGAAAAGTTGCCATTATTACTGGCGCTAGTCGTGGAATTGGAAAAGGAATTGCTGAAGTTTTTGCTAAACATGGAGCAAATGTTGCTTTTACTTATAGCTCATCTGCTGCTTCTGCAGAGGCACTAGAAGTTGAATTGAACGCTTTAGGAGTTAAAGCAAAAGGATACCAATCGAATGCGGCCGATTTTAATGAAGCGCAAACTTTTGTTGAAGCTGTTTTAGCTGATTTCGGAACGGTTGATATCTTGATTAATAACGCCGGAATTACAAAAGATAATTTATTGATGCGTATGTCAGAAGCTGATTTTGATCAGGTTATTGATGTAAACTTAAAGTCAGTATTTAATATGACTAAAGCCATTCAAAAAACTTTCTTAAAACAACGTGCTGGTTCTATTATTAATATTAGCTCTGTAGTTGGTGTTTCCGGAAATGCTGGTCAAACAAATTATGCAGCGTCTAAAGCGGGTGCAATTGGTTTTACAAAATCTGTAGCCTTAGAGCTGGGTTCTCGTAATATTCGTTGCAATGCAATTGCTCCTGGATTTATCGAAACAGAAATGACTGCAAAATTACCTGAAGATGTAGTAAAAGGATGGAGAGACGGAATTCCGTTGAAACGTGGCGGAACTACTGAAGATGTCGCAAACGCATGTCTTTTCTTAGCTTCAGATATGAGTGCCTATGTTACAGGACAAGTGCTTAATGTTTGTGGAGGAATGCTTACTTAA
- a CDS encoding DUF4302 domain-containing protein produces MKVKHIYKYLFAAFLVLQLSSCNNDTDAEQKFDQTPTERLNAQKSELNNLLLSSEFGWKAVYFTDNTVLGGYTHLFKFAKDGTVQMASDFDSDTNVYKSEFEIQLGSTVSVVFTTKNRIHLLSESDNYPIAALRAKGYLGDFQFLYYGQENGEIIFKTNRTAKELRFVKATAQDWTDLPKNIDMIDNVVGDDTRPLFRLLETNDGTAKHQFDFSFSDVTRFAEANSIEAGYSVSYNMGVGYTPTGIVVSPAVEVAGQKLTNFVYNDVDGSFTATGTNGVTAIIKYSSKPLVLTDDYKILLPGSANNVYAYIYNITKPEPANSPLFLSLLANAEALAGTGLMITRIQPWFNNPDGTSYIEYRFAAVSNPAVTIARRYHYFTIQSNATNKTVTLVPGVWKSVATAASPAIATPSFLKALDDQFMNPQGLYFAKTPVSGYTAYTFTSTTTPFRMVAYSFQ; encoded by the coding sequence ATGAAAGTAAAACACATATATAAGTACTTATTTGCAGCATTTTTAGTGCTGCAATTGAGCAGCTGTAATAATGATACAGATGCTGAACAAAAGTTTGACCAAACGCCAACAGAGCGTTTAAATGCTCAAAAATCAGAATTGAATAATCTGTTACTTTCTTCGGAATTTGGATGGAAAGCGGTTTATTTTACTGATAATACCGTTTTAGGCGGATATACTCATTTATTCAAATTTGCCAAAGACGGGACTGTACAAATGGCTTCTGATTTTGATAGTGATACCAACGTTTATAAAAGTGAATTCGAAATTCAATTAGGAAGTACTGTTAGTGTAGTTTTTACTACCAAGAACAGAATTCATCTTTTATCAGAGTCAGATAATTATCCAATTGCGGCGTTAAGAGCAAAAGGATATTTAGGAGATTTTCAGTTTTTATATTACGGACAGGAAAATGGTGAAATCATTTTTAAAACAAACAGAACTGCTAAGGAATTACGTTTTGTAAAAGCAACTGCACAAGATTGGACTGATTTGCCAAAAAACATTGACATGATTGATAATGTAGTAGGTGATGATACGCGTCCGCTTTTTAGATTATTAGAAACTAATGACGGAACAGCAAAACACCAGTTTGATTTCTCATTTTCAGATGTAACCCGTTTTGCAGAAGCAAATTCCATAGAAGCTGGTTATTCTGTAAGTTATAACATGGGAGTTGGTTACACGCCAACCGGAATTGTAGTAAGCCCGGCTGTAGAAGTTGCTGGACAAAAATTAACCAATTTTGTATACAATGATGTTGATGGAAGTTTTACTGCCACAGGAACGAATGGGGTTACTGCTATAATAAAGTACTCTTCTAAGCCTCTTGTTTTAACAGATGATTATAAAATATTATTGCCTGGAAGCGCTAATAATGTATATGCATATATCTATAATATTACAAAACCGGAACCGGCAAATTCTCCTTTGTTTCTATCTCTATTAGCAAATGCAGAAGCATTGGCAGGTACAGGTTTAATGATTACCAGAATACAACCTTGGTTTAATAATCCTGACGGAACAAGTTATATAGAATACAGATTTGCTGCTGTTTCAAACCCAGCCGTAACAATTGCGAGAAGATATCATTATTTTACGATTCAAAGTAATGCAACAAACAAAACTGTGACTTTAGTTCCGGGAGTTTGGAAATCAGTAGCAACTGCAGCTTCACCCGCAATTGCAACTCCATCTTTCTTAAAAGCACTTGATGACCAGTTTATGAACCCTCAGGGACTTTATTTTGCTAAAACACCAGTTTCGGGTTATACTGCGTATACCTTTACAAGTACAACGACACCTTTTAGAATGGTTGCATACTCATTTCAGTAA
- a CDS encoding substrate import-associated zinc metallohydrolase lipoprotein: MKLIKYSKIALLVMVSMAIISCANDERPGDSQLDYTQPTKTALDNWITTTYLNPYNINVQYKWNQNTVDNSRYLFPPTIDKVQPALEIVQTIWLKSYATIGGADFVKKIAPREIVLVGGVNLNSVGTRTLGLAEGGQRVTLFETDYIDQSDRDNVSEFIHTIQHEYIHILNQNKPFDEKAWKALTPGGYTADWYNYDIPESNELGFITSYARSNINEDFAETASMILIYSKAEYAAFLDGIESPTAYAALKAKEAIVVKYFKEAFNMDFYALRDEAEKNTTAVINN; the protein is encoded by the coding sequence ATGAAACTAATAAAATATAGTAAAATAGCACTTTTGGTTATGGTTTCGATGGCTATAATTTCCTGCGCAAATGATGAACGTCCGGGAGATAGTCAGTTAGATTATACACAGCCAACTAAAACAGCATTAGATAATTGGATTACAACTACTTATTTAAATCCATATAATATCAATGTCCAATATAAATGGAATCAAAATACAGTCGATAATAGTCGCTATCTATTTCCTCCAACAATTGATAAAGTACAACCAGCACTTGAGATTGTACAGACAATATGGCTTAAAAGTTATGCAACAATCGGGGGGGCGGATTTCGTAAAAAAAATAGCTCCAAGAGAAATTGTTTTAGTAGGAGGAGTAAATTTAAACAGTGTAGGTACCAGAACTTTAGGTTTAGCCGAAGGTGGACAGCGTGTTACTCTGTTTGAAACAGATTATATTGATCAATCAGATCGTGACAACGTATCAGAGTTTATACACACAATTCAGCACGAGTATATACATATTTTGAACCAAAATAAACCATTTGATGAAAAAGCATGGAAAGCCCTAACGCCAGGAGGTTATACGGCAGATTGGTACAATTACGATATACCGGAATCGAACGAACTTGGTTTTATTACCAGTTATGCAAGATCAAATATCAATGAAGATTTTGCAGAAACAGCTTCAATGATTTTAATCTATTCTAAAGCAGAATATGCTGCGTTTTTAGATGGTATTGAAAGTCCGACTGCTTATGCTGCGTTAAAAGCAAAGGAAGCAATTGTAGTAAAATATTTCAAAGAAGCTTTCAACATGGATTTCTACGCTTTAAGAGATGAAGCCGAAAAAAATACAACAGCTGTAATAAATAATTAA
- a CDS encoding RagB/SusD family nutrient uptake outer membrane protein, with translation MKNLKITLSLLILICITSCDDFLSEKPDNRTEIDTPAKISELLVEAYPQMSYFEIAETMSDNVFDSGLTETLPKNEQNYNWLIQTETADIDTQAYYWDACYKAIAHANKALQAIEELGNSPSLNPQKGEALIARAYSHFMLVSLWSKRYNPATAASDLGVPYVTKPETELLTKYKRNTVAEVFDFIEKDIEEGLKYVTNDYKEPRFHFNINASKAFASRFYLVKGNWDKVIELSNDLGSKPVGKLRDYSAYESIGVEDQQLKYGASSVETNLLIVSANTIVSRVYYLNRFNLSGTRQPEIFGGSTNLFGKPYYYNLYSSNSSITLFVPKFYEYFKYSNVTAGIGDPYVAEVLLSNDEFFLNRIEAHVMKGQTALANEELEYFLATRTPTYNSTTDKVTEAKVVARFPVIADEYTPFYPMTPVQTSYIKAIAETRRRDFIHEGLRWFDIKRFNIVVKHETANKPVNTLVKDDNRRALQIPLHASSTGVELNPR, from the coding sequence ATGAAAAACTTAAAAATAACATTATCCCTGTTAATACTTATTTGTATTACTAGCTGTGATGATTTTCTGTCTGAAAAGCCAGATAACAGAACCGAAATTGATACGCCTGCAAAAATATCAGAATTATTAGTTGAAGCTTACCCTCAAATGAGCTATTTTGAGATTGCCGAAACAATGTCAGATAACGTTTTTGATAGCGGATTGACGGAAACATTACCAAAAAATGAACAAAACTATAACTGGCTGATTCAAACAGAAACAGCAGATATTGATACACAAGCTTACTATTGGGATGCATGCTATAAAGCAATTGCACATGCAAACAAGGCTTTACAGGCAATTGAAGAATTAGGAAATTCACCGAGTCTTAATCCACAAAAGGGAGAAGCACTTATTGCCAGAGCTTATTCTCATTTTATGTTGGTTTCACTTTGGTCAAAACGTTACAACCCCGCTACGGCAGCATCAGATTTAGGAGTTCCTTATGTAACAAAACCAGAAACAGAATTATTGACTAAATACAAAAGAAATACAGTTGCTGAAGTTTTTGATTTTATCGAAAAAGATATTGAAGAAGGTTTAAAATATGTAACAAACGATTACAAGGAACCCAGATTTCACTTTAATATAAATGCATCAAAAGCTTTTGCCAGCAGATTTTATTTAGTAAAAGGAAATTGGGATAAAGTTATTGAATTATCAAATGATTTGGGTTCAAAGCCAGTAGGTAAATTAAGAGATTATTCAGCTTATGAATCTATAGGTGTTGAAGATCAACAATTAAAATATGGAGCAAGTAGTGTTGAAACAAATTTGTTAATTGTTTCTGCGAATACAATTGTAAGCAGAGTTTATTATTTAAATCGTTTTAACTTATCAGGTACACGTCAGCCAGAAATTTTTGGAGGATCTACAAATCTTTTTGGGAAACCATATTATTATAATCTTTATTCATCAAACAGCAGTATCACTTTATTTGTTCCAAAGTTTTACGAATATTTTAAATATTCAAACGTAACAGCTGGAATTGGAGATCCTTATGTTGCCGAAGTCTTATTAAGTAACGATGAGTTTTTCTTAAACAGAATCGAAGCACATGTTATGAAAGGTCAGACCGCTTTGGCAAACGAAGAATTGGAGTACTTTTTAGCAACAAGAACACCAACATATAATAGTACAACAGATAAAGTAACTGAAGCCAAAGTAGTAGCAAGATTTCCGGTTATTGCAGATGAATACACACCATTTTATCCAATGACGCCAGTTCAGACTTCTTATATAAAAGCGATTGCAGAAACGAGAAGAAGAGATTTTATACATGAAGGATTAAGATGGTTTGATATCAAGCGTTTTAATATTGTAGTGAAACATGAAACGGCAAATAAACCGGTTAATACATTAGTAAAAGATGATAACCGCAGAGCCTTACAAATTCCATTGCATGCATCAAGTACAGGTGTTGAGCTAAATCCTAGATAA
- a CDS encoding SusC/RagA family TonB-linked outer membrane protein, with protein MKKPVVKQRLLHRIMKITLFQFVLALVFSSVTMANSVNGQRKLDTKVTITVANLTLDNALSKIEKSAHVKFSYNSRLPQLNQKVSIEANEETLSSILNRILVPFNITYAEVSNQIILQKNVTADPFSSTTNHDSLFEILAAGPIIKGKVTDSGGSPLPGATVMAKGTKIAVLTDFDGNFSIEMPANSDTIVISYVGMETKEIGTTNTNPTIVLSEIGQNLKEVVVTTGYEKTSKRTFTGAISKISGTELKVDGVVDVSRMIEGKAAGVTVQNVTGTFGTAPKITVRGSSSIFGDTKPLWVIDGVVQEDIINLSFADLASGNSETLLSSSVAGLNANDIQSIEILKDASATSIYGSRSLNGVVVVTTKQGRRDSPLKITYGLEQTVRTVPNYSQYDILNSQESMSIFKEMEAKGYLDLPSTVNGRYGGAYNILGRAINTYNPETGTYLVNNDPVSRNNFLKKYELANTDWFSVLFRPSITQNHSLSFSGGGKNNTFYASLGFYTDPGWTIADDVKQISSNIKGTFYVNDRLNITLSTLASIRDQGAPGSYESEKDVVFGKVTRDFDINPFNYVLNTSRTLRPYDENGNLEYYRNNWAKMNIVNELANNYMEIEVKDIRFQLDLDYKISPHLTYNLTGSARYANTNREHKILEGSNVVGAYKAGTPDGEDGVNTLVRNDNIFLYQDPNDLNAPKVSVLPNGGFLRKFTNDMTSYNLRNSVNYRNVFNDKHEVEGLFGTEMRVVDRSSDNFTAAGLQYDRGLTAFTDPRIIEKIINGGDSYYGFNEEKERTVGFFGKVGYTYDRRYTASVTGRYDGSNRQGNSNSSRWLPTYTFSGKWNVAEEKFMKNVESVNTLALRASYGLTATAGPATNSLAIYKSAVTDRFILDDRETGIRIDELQNSNLTWEKQFETNIGVDLGMFNNRVQFTTDVYSRKAFDLVDYVITSGIGGQRIRQGNNADMETKGLEVAFTTKNFDNKDFKWSTTLNFSVYNQEITRLENTPTAFDLIDANGGNTIGHPRNSLYSYQFTGLNNQGLPTFILQDGAENNITEANFQDNLNVTKYLKYEGSIEPNKSIGLANTFTYKNWSLYVFFVGSGGNKVRLNPIYDSTYDDLTVFTKDFTNRWINPGDENFTNVPVIADRRLNANYDGARNLAKAYNTYNYSDVRIADGDFVRLKNISLSWEFPSDFKRKIGVSTFTLKGSAVNPWLIYSDKRLNGQDPEFRNSGGVALPVTSQYTFTLNLSL; from the coding sequence ATGAAAAAACCAGTTGTTAAACAACGATTACTCCATCGAATCATGAAAATAACGCTATTTCAGTTTGTCCTGGCACTTGTGTTTTCAAGTGTTACTATGGCAAACAGTGTAAATGGGCAAAGAAAACTAGATACAAAAGTTACGATTACAGTTGCAAATTTGACTTTAGATAATGCGTTATCAAAAATAGAAAAATCTGCACACGTAAAATTTTCTTATAATTCAAGACTGCCACAATTAAATCAAAAGGTAAGTATCGAGGCAAATGAAGAAACTTTGTCGAGTATCCTTAACCGAATTTTAGTGCCTTTCAATATTACTTACGCAGAAGTTAGTAATCAGATTATATTACAAAAAAATGTGACCGCAGATCCATTTTCAAGTACGACAAATCATGATTCACTATTCGAAATATTAGCTGCAGGTCCAATTATTAAGGGGAAAGTAACTGATTCAGGCGGAAGCCCTCTGCCTGGCGCAACTGTTATGGCAAAAGGAACTAAAATTGCAGTTTTAACTGATTTTGATGGTAATTTTTCTATCGAAATGCCGGCAAATAGCGATACGATTGTGATTTCCTATGTTGGAATGGAAACCAAAGAAATTGGTACTACAAATACAAATCCAACAATAGTTTTAAGTGAAATAGGTCAAAACTTAAAAGAGGTTGTCGTAACGACAGGTTACGAAAAAACATCTAAAAGAACTTTTACAGGTGCGATCAGCAAAATTTCAGGAACAGAATTGAAAGTTGATGGGGTTGTCGATGTGAGCAGAATGATTGAAGGTAAAGCGGCAGGGGTAACTGTTCAAAACGTAACAGGAACTTTTGGTACAGCTCCTAAAATTACAGTTCGTGGATCTTCTTCAATTTTTGGAGACACAAAACCTTTATGGGTAATTGATGGTGTTGTTCAGGAAGATATTATCAATTTATCATTTGCAGATTTAGCATCTGGAAATTCAGAAACACTATTAAGTTCATCTGTAGCAGGTTTAAATGCAAACGACATTCAAAGTATTGAAATTCTTAAAGATGCATCTGCTACTTCAATTTATGGTTCAAGATCTTTAAACGGGGTTGTAGTTGTAACAACAAAGCAAGGTCGTAGAGATTCTCCATTAAAAATAACATACGGTTTGGAGCAAACTGTTAGAACAGTTCCAAACTACAGCCAATATGATATTTTAAATTCTCAGGAATCGATGAGTATTTTTAAAGAAATGGAGGCTAAAGGCTACCTTGATTTACCTTCAACAGTGAATGGCAGATATGGTGGGGCATACAATATTTTAGGAAGAGCGATAAACACATATAACCCTGAAACAGGTACTTATTTAGTGAATAATGATCCTGTTAGCCGTAATAATTTCTTGAAAAAATATGAATTGGCAAATACAGATTGGTTTAGTGTATTATTTAGGCCATCAATTACACAAAATCACTCTTTGAGTTTTTCTGGTGGAGGAAAAAATAATACATTCTATGCTTCGTTGGGTTTTTACACAGATCCGGGATGGACGATTGCCGATGATGTAAAACAAATATCAAGTAACATTAAAGGTACATTTTATGTAAATGACAGATTGAATATTACCTTATCTACACTGGCGTCTATTCGTGATCAGGGTGCGCCCGGAAGTTACGAAAGCGAAAAAGATGTTGTTTTTGGTAAAGTAACACGTGATTTTGATATCAATCCCTTTAACTACGTATTAAATACAAGCAGAACCTTACGTCCTTACGATGAAAATGGTAATCTGGAATACTATAGAAATAACTGGGCAAAAATGAATATTGTTAACGAATTGGCCAACAATTATATGGAAATTGAGGTAAAAGATATTCGTTTTCAATTGGATTTAGATTACAAAATATCACCACATTTAACTTATAATTTGACAGGTTCAGCACGTTATGCAAATACAAATCGTGAGCATAAAATTTTAGAAGGTTCAAATGTTGTTGGCGCATATAAAGCCGGAACACCAGATGGGGAAGATGGAGTTAATACTCTTGTAAGAAACGATAATATCTTTTTGTATCAGGATCCGAATGATTTAAATGCTCCAAAAGTTTCTGTTTTACCAAATGGAGGTTTTTTAAGAAAATTTACTAACGACATGACATCTTATAACTTAAGAAACAGTGTTAATTATAGAAATGTTTTTAATGATAAACATGAAGTCGAAGGTTTATTTGGTACTGAGATGAGAGTAGTAGACAGGTCAAGTGATAATTTTACCGCTGCAGGTTTACAATATGACAGAGGTTTGACAGCATTTACAGATCCAAGAATAATTGAAAAAATAATTAATGGAGGTGATTCATACTATGGTTTTAATGAAGAAAAAGAAAGAACTGTAGGTTTCTTTGGTAAAGTAGGATACACTTATGATCGTCGTTACACAGCATCTGTGACAGGACGTTATGATGGCTCAAACAGACAAGGAAATAGCAATTCATCAAGATGGTTGCCAACTTATACTTTCAGTGGAAAGTGGAATGTTGCTGAAGAAAAATTCATGAAAAATGTAGAATCGGTAAATACTTTAGCATTAAGAGCTTCTTATGGTTTAACAGCTACAGCGGGACCTGCAACAAACTCTTTGGCAATCTACAAAAGTGCCGTGACAGATCGTTTTATTCTTGATGACAGAGAAACCGGAATTAGAATCGATGAATTGCAAAATTCAAATTTAACATGGGAAAAACAATTCGAAACTAACATTGGAGTAGATCTTGGAATGTTTAATAATAGAGTTCAATTTACTACAGATGTTTATAGTCGTAAAGCATTTGACTTAGTCGATTATGTAATTACTTCCGGAATTGGAGGTCAAAGAATCAGACAAGGAAATAATGCAGATATGGAAACTAAAGGTTTAGAGGTTGCATTTACAACTAAAAACTTTGATAACAAAGATTTTAAATGGTCTACAACGCTTAACTTTTCTGTTTATAACCAGGAAATTACAAGGTTAGAAAATACGCCAACAGCATTTGATTTAATTGATGCGAATGGAGGAAATACAATTGGTCATCCAAGAAATTCATTATACTCCTACCAATTTACAGGTTTAAATAATCAAGGTCTACCTACATTTATTTTACAGGATGGAGCTGAAAATAATATTACAGAAGCTAATTTTCAGGATAATTTAAATGTTACAAAATATTTAAAATATGAAGGATCAATCGAGCCAAATAAATCTATAGGTTTAGCAAATACATTTACATACAAAAACTGGTCTTTATATGTGTTTTTTGTTGGGTCAGGCGGAAACAAAGTTCGATTGAATCCAATTTACGACAGTACTTACGATGATTTAACTGTATTTACAAAAGATTTCACAAATCGCTGGATCAATCCAGGAGATGAAAATTTCACAAATGTTCCGGTTATTGCAGACAGACGTTTAAATGCTAATTATGATGGAGCACGTAACCTTGCGAAAGCTTATAATACGTATAATTATTCAGATGTTCGTATTGCAGACGGTGATTTTGTCCGATTAAAAAATATATCATTGAGTTGGGAATTTCCTAGTGATTTCAAGAGAAAAATTGGAGTAAGTACTTTTACTTTAAAAGGATCAGCGGTTAATCCATGGTTAATTTATTCGGATAAAAGATTAAATGGTCAGGATCCTGAGTTTCGTAATTCAGGAGGAGTTGCTTTACCAGTAACATCTCAATATACCTTTACTTTAAACCTTTCATTATAA
- a CDS encoding FecR family protein, with amino-acid sequence MQKRNTYTQIEDFLSDESFQSWILFKIDENGWEEWTLESRQRAKLVQDARLLLLAMKVPESDLSSSDIHNALQTVWRKIEEKENQSNSEENSKTFFLRKYFLAGIAASLLLCLMSVWFYNNHFKTDNIVTYKELIDENSEGLVEQTNNSSKPQIITLSDGSSVLLQPNSKLSYPKIFTGNERKVYLSGEGFFEISKNPRKPFYVYANEIVTKVVGTSFRIKAYSDQPDVEVLVRTGKVKVKSNDLIAKSDQQEVVLLPNQALRFLRSDLKFNKITNITQDETLVKSVGNIEQLSFEFTDIPVSQIFETIEQAYLVDIDYPKNKLKDCHLTTSLSDQPLTEKLKIVCKSIGTNTNFEMNGNQITITSEGCN; translated from the coding sequence ATGCAAAAACGTAACACATATACTCAAATTGAAGATTTTTTGTCTGACGAATCTTTCCAGTCATGGATTTTATTTAAAATTGATGAAAATGGTTGGGAAGAATGGACTTTAGAAAGTCGCCAACGTGCTAAGTTGGTTCAGGATGCAAGACTTTTATTGTTAGCAATGAAAGTTCCGGAATCTGATTTGTCTTCCTCAGATATTCATAACGCCTTACAAACAGTATGGCGCAAAATTGAAGAGAAAGAAAATCAAAGTAATTCTGAAGAGAATTCAAAAACATTTTTTTTAAGAAAATATTTTCTTGCAGGAATTGCTGCAAGTTTACTCCTCTGTTTAATGTCAGTTTGGTTTTATAATAATCATTTTAAGACTGACAATATTGTTACCTACAAAGAGTTAATCGATGAGAATAGCGAAGGGTTAGTTGAACAAACTAATAATTCCAGTAAACCGCAAATTATCACTTTATCTGACGGTAGTTCGGTTTTGTTACAACCCAATAGTAAATTAAGTTACCCTAAAATCTTTACCGGAAACGAAAGAAAGGTTTATTTATCCGGCGAAGGTTTCTTTGAAATTAGTAAAAATCCAAGAAAACCTTTTTATGTTTATGCAAACGAGATCGTTACCAAGGTAGTTGGAACTAGTTTTAGAATAAAAGCTTATTCTGATCAGCCTGACGTTGAAGTTCTTGTTCGCACCGGTAAAGTTAAGGTAAAATCAAATGACCTGATAGCTAAATCAGATCAGCAGGAAGTGGTTCTGCTTCCTAATCAGGCACTTCGATTTTTAAGAAGTGATTTGAAATTCAACAAAATAACAAATATTACCCAAGATGAGACATTAGTAAAAAGTGTTGGTAATATTGAACAGCTAAGTTTTGAATTTACAGATATTCCGGTCTCACAAATTTTTGAAACAATAGAACAAGCTTATTTAGTTGATATTGATTATCCGAAAAATAAACTAAAAGATTGTCATCTTACCACTTCACTCAGTGATCAGCCTTTGACAGAAAAACTAAAAATTGTTTGTAAAAGTATTGGAACTAATACCAATTTTGAGATGAATGGAAATCAAATCACGATCACATCAGAAGGTTGTAATTAG
- a CDS encoding RNA polymerase sigma factor, translating to MKDAILKFNSIDDAMLWNNLREGDEKSFSMLFERYYTDLVRYGNSLSPYEEKVQDCIQDVFTDIWVYRNALQSSVIVKAYLLSSVRKRIARLYERDHIFRKTTSTDSIAFLLEFSVDYELIDDDYATKEKVIHLNNLLNDLPARQKEALYLRYHQGLTVEQIAEMLDVNYQSASNLLHRGLLSLRKEWKGSFTIFLMLFSSSF from the coding sequence ATGAAGGATGCGATTTTAAAATTCAATAGTATTGATGATGCAATGCTTTGGAATAATTTAAGAGAAGGTGATGAAAAATCATTTTCGATGTTGTTTGAAAGATATTATACCGATTTGGTACGTTATGGCAATTCACTTTCTCCATATGAAGAAAAAGTACAGGACTGTATTCAGGATGTATTTACTGATATTTGGGTATATCGAAATGCACTTCAAAGTTCGGTAATTGTCAAAGCATATTTATTATCCAGCGTACGAAAAAGAATTGCTCGTTTGTATGAGAGAGACCATATTTTTCGTAAAACAACCAGTACAGATTCTATTGCATTTCTTTTGGAGTTTTCAGTTGATTATGAACTTATTGACGATGATTATGCTACAAAAGAAAAAGTTATTCATTTAAATAATTTATTGAACGATTTACCGGCACGACAAAAAGAAGCGCTATATCTTCGTTATCATCAGGGTCTGACTGTAGAGCAAATTGCAGAGATGCTGGATGTTAATTATCAATCAGCTAGTAATTTGCTACATCGTGGTTTACTTAGCCTTCGCAAGGAATGGAAAGGGAGTTTTACCATATTTCTTATGCTATTTTCAAGTAGTTTTTAA